DNA sequence from the Streptomyces cinnabarinus genome:
CAGTACGACGGCGCCCCGCGCGGTGAGCGCCGCGTACACCTGGTCCAGCCGGGCGGCCACGGCCTGGATGTCGAAGGTGCAGCGCAGGGTGTCGTTCACGCCGACGACGACGGACACCACGTCGGGGCGCAGGTCCAGCGCTTCGGACAGTTGCCGTTCCAGTACGTCCCGGGTCTGCGCCCCGCTGACGGCGAGGTTGGTGAAGTCCACGGGCTGTTCGGCGAGCCCGCCGGCGAGCAGCGCGGCCCAGCCGCGCCACCCGTCCCCGACGGGATCCCCCACGCCCTCGGTCAGCGAGTCCCCGAGGGCGACGAAGCGCAGGGGTCTCATACGACGCCCTCCGGCACCCGGTCCCGCCCGGGGAGGGGCGCGTCGTGCGCGGTGAGGAAGGCCGTGACCGCCGTGTCCCAGCCGAAGCACTCGGCACGCGCCCGTGCCGCCTCCCGCCGCTCCTCCTCGGGACGCCCGAGGAGCTCCTCCACGGCGTCGGCGAAGCCCTCCCCGTGGTCCGCGGCCGCGGCCCCGGCGGAGCCGATCACCTCCGGCAGCGCGGACGACGTGCTCACCGCCACCGGCGTCCCGCACGCCATCGCCTCCAGCGCGGCGAGCCCGAAGGTCTCCGCGGGCCCCGGCGCCAGGCACACGTCGGCGGACGCCTGGAGCGCCCCGAGCATGGCCCGGTCGGAGACGTGCCCGAGGAAGGTCACCGGCAGCCCGCGCTCCCGGGCCCGCTGTTCGAGACGCGGCCTGAGCGGCCCGTCCCCGGCGATGACCAGCACCGCCCGCCGCCCGCGGGCGAGGAGCGCCTCCAGCGCGTCGAGCGCGGTCCCGGGCCGCTTCTCCACGGACAGCCGGGTGCAGGTGACGAGGAGCGCCTCGGCCACATGCGCGTGCCGGGCCCGAAGCCCCGCGTCGCGCAGCGCGGGATGCCGCTGCACCAGGTCGACGCCGAGCGGGGCCCGTACGACGTTCCGGGCGCCGATCCGCACGAACTCCCGCTCGGCGAACTCCGTGGTGCACACCACGCGTGAGTAGGTGTGGGCGGTACGGACGTTGAGGGCGTCGGCGGCGCGGCGGGCCGCGCCCTCGGACAGGCCCCAGGTGCGCAGGACGCCGTCGGCGGTCTCGTGGGAGACCATCACGGCGGGCACGCGCGCGCGTCGCGCCCATTTGCCGGTCCACCTGAGGGTCGTCCGGTCGGACACCTCCAGGCGGTCCGGGGCCAGCTCCTCCAGGAGGGCGGCCACGCGCCGCCTGTCGGTCAGGACCCGGTAGCCGCCGGTGCCGGGCAGCAGCGGTCCGGGCAGGGTGATGACCCGGCCCTGCTCGGTCTCCTGGTCGGTGTGGCGCTCGCCGGGCACGATGAGCACGGGTTCGTGCCCGGCCGTCTTGAAGCCCTTGCCGAGTTCGCGCAGCGCCGTGCGCAGCCCGCCGGAGGAGGGCGCGACGAAGTTCGCGAGCCGGACGATGCGCAGTGGCTCGCTCACGCCGCCACCCTCGCCCTGCGACCGGCCAGCACATCCGCGTAATGGCCGATGAGCTGGTCGCCGACGGCCGCCCAGGTGCGCCCCTCGACCATCTCCCGCGCGGCGGAGCCGTACGCGGCGCGCAGCGCGGGATCGGCCTGGAGGGCCGCCACCGCCTCGCGCAGAGCGTCGGCGTCGCCTGCCGGGAACAGCAGGCCGGTGTGCCCGTGGGCGACCAGGTCCAGCGGTCCGCCGACGGCGGGCGCGACGACGGGCACTCCGCTGGCCATGGCCTCCTGCACGGTCTGGCAGAAGGTCTCGAAGGGCCCGGTGTGTGCGAAGACGTCCAGGGAGGCGAAGATCCGGGCGAGGTCGTCGCCGGTGCGGCGGCCCAGGAAGACGGCGCCGGGCAGCGCCTGCTCCAGGTTCGGGCGGCTCGGCCCGTCGCCCACGACGACGAGCTTGACGCCGTCCAGCCGGCAGGCGCCGGCGAGCAGCTCGATGTGCTTCTCGGGGGCGAGCCGGCCGACGTAGCCGACGATCAGCTCGCCGTTGGGCGCGAGTTCCCGGCGCAGTGCCTCGTCGCGCAGGTCGGGGCGGAAGCGGACGGTGTCCACGCCGCGCGGCCACAGCTTGACCCGGGGCACGCCGTGGGCCTCCAGATCACGCAGGGAGGCACTGGACGGGGCGAGGGTGAGGTCGGCGGCGGAGTGCACGGAGCGGATGCGCCGCCAGGCCGCCGCCTCGCCCGCGCCCATGTAGGTGCGGGCGTATCCGGCCAGGTCGGTCTGGTAGACGGCGACGGCGGGGATGCCGAGCCGGGCCGCGGCGGCCATGCCGCGGACGCCGATGACGAAGGGACTGGCCAGGTGGACCATGTCGGCGTTGTGCTCGATAAGCGTCGAGGCCAGGCGCCTGCTGGGGAGAGCGACGCGCACCTGGGGGTAGCCGGGAAGCGGAAGGGAGGGGACATGGACGACGGGGCACGGCGCGGCGAGCGCGCCGAGCTTGCTCCCGGGGGCGGGGGCCGGGGCGACGACGACGGGGGCGTGACCGCGATCGACGAGGTGTCGGGCGGTCTGGAGCGCGCAGTGGGCCACGCCGTTCACGTCGGGGGGAAAGGATTCGGTCACGATGACGACACGCATACCGGTGTTGTCGCCGTACTGGACGTGGCCGCGTCAACGTGGATCTTTCCGAACAGGGAACGTCCCATGAGCGTTCCGCTGCACACCCGAGCAGGTCAGGCAGTGTCCATGCCCGCCTGACCCGCGGGTCACCCCTCGTTCACCCGGTGGGCGCGTCAGGGCCGATCCGGCTGCGCACGGCTGTCTGGACCTCGTCCTCCTCGGCCGGGTCGGCGGCGAGCCGGCGCAGTCGCTCCACGACGCGGTTGTCACCCGTCTCGGCATGCCGGGCAGCGATCTCGCGGGTGGTCTCCTCGCAGTCCCACAGGCATTCGACGGCGAATCCGGAGGGGAAGGAGGGATCGGTGGCGGCCAGCGCGCGGGCGGTGCGGCCGCGTAGGTGGGAGGAGGCGGTCTCGCGGTAGATATGGCGCAGGACGGGGGCCGCGCAGGCGATGCCGAGCCGTCCGGTGCCATCCACGAGGGTCCACAGGGTTGGGGCGTCGGGCCCTTCGCCGCGGACGGCCTCGCGCAGGGCCGCGAGGACGAGATCGCTGTCCTGCGCCCCGCCACGGCAGGCGAGCATCCGCCCGGCGGCGGCGCCCAGCGGATCGGGCCGGTGGGCCCAGCCGCGGGCCCGGTCCACGACGGCGGGACTGCACATTCGTTCGAAGGCGTCGACGGCAGCCTCCACGACGGGCCGCGGCCCCGCGGCCACGGCGGCCTCGATCAGGTCGAGGGCGTCCGGGTCGTCGCTGTCGGCGAGGTAGCGCAGGGCCGTGCAGCGGGCGCCCTCGGTGCCGTCCTCGGCGGCCTGGACGATCTCCGGCCGGTCCTCGGGGCCCGCGACGGCGGCAAGGCAGCGGGCGGCGGGCACATGGAGCGCGGCGCCGCGGTCGACGCCCTGCTGGGCCCACTCGAAGACGGCCCGCACGCTCCACCCGGGCCGGGGCCCGGAGGGTCGCATCTGCCGCTGCCAGCGGTCGAAACAGCCCGCCTCCTGAGCAGCACGCACGCGCGTGGCGATCGATTCGCGCGGATCCTCCGCCCACAGCCGCCAGGGCCGTGGCTCAAAGGCGTCGCGCACGGCGGCGGCCAGCTCGGCCTCGCCCTCGGCGTCGGTGGCGAACCGGGCCAGCACCGGAGCGGCCAGGGCCCGCAGCGCGGCGTCGTCGTCGCGCAGCGCCAGTTCGTCCAGGGCCCAGGCCCAGTTGGCGCCGGTGGCGGCGTACCTGCGCAGCAGTGCGAGCGCGTCGCGCCTGCCGTAGGAGGCGAGGTGGCCGAGGACGGCCAGGGCGAGGCCGGTACGGGACTCCTCGCCGTCGAAGACGTCCTCGACGGCGAAGAGATGGGCCTCGATCTCGTCCAGCTCGCCGTTCAGGTCGAGGTAGAGCCGGGCGTAGTAAAGGGAGCGGTTCTCCACCTGCCAGTCGTGGCGGGGGTCGCTCAGCACGCAGTGGTTCAGTGCCGCGAGCGCTTCGGCGCGCGGGGCGGTGAGCGCGTGCAGCGTGCCGTCGCCGCGGCCCCTCTGGAGCAGGCCGAGCAGCGTACCGCTGGGCGCTATGACCGGATCGAACATGGGAAACAGCCTCACATCAAGCGTCGACGCAACCGGGGACGTGCTCTACCTGGCCGCGTGACAACACGTCGGGGCGCCCGCCGTTTCCTGCTTGCTGTAAGCCATTTTCCTCTGCCTCTCGTTGGTGGCCCATGCGGACCGCATCACGGTCCGCGCGGTGCGGCAACACCTGCCCAGCCATCGCGTCCGTGAATCACGACGTCATGATGACTCGGCAGTTCCACCTGCCGCGACCGAAATTTCGGCGGCCCTTTACCGCCTCCCCCGTTTTCTGTGTTGTGGCTGGTCAGCGCGGTCGGATCAGTGGGCGCCGAACAGTTCGAGCAGTTCCGTCTTGGCGAACATCCGAGCGGTGTCGACGGCCGACGGGGTACCCGCCGACGGGTCGGCGCCGGCCTCCAGAAGCACCCTGATCACTTCCGTCTCACCCTTGAACACGGCCCCCGCGAGCGGGGTCTGGCCGCGATCGTTGATCCGGTCCGCCTCGGCGCCACGCTCGAGCAGCGCGCGCACCGCCTCGGCGTGGCCGTGATAGGCGGCGAGCATCACCAGGGAGTCGCCCCGGTCATTGGTGAGGTTGGCCGGAACGCCCGCGTCGAGGTACGCCACGAGCGCCTCGGTCCGCCCCTGCCGGGCCAGATCGAAGATCTTGGTCGCCAGCTCCACGACCTCGGGGTCGGGAACTTCACTCATCGCCGGACCGCCTCTCCATACAACCGTTCAGGTGAATCGCCAGGGTACTGGCTCGCGGGGCACATGACCCGATGTGCCCGAGGTAAAGATCACGACGGACCCGGTCGGACGCAAGAGCCCAGCTCATCCGGCCCAGGACGGCTCCGCCAAGTGAGGGAAATTCGCCGAAATTCACCCAGTTGCACCTTTTATCGTATGGATACATCCTGTGAGCCTGGAAGTACTCATGGTGACTGTCCCCACGAACCAGGAGAACTCAAATGATCTTGTCCATCTCAGGCGTGGTCCTGCTCGGCATCATCGTCTTTCTGTTCTTCAAGAAGGACGGACTGAAGGCCTCGCACGCCCTGGTCGCGGCCCTGTTCGGCTTCTATCTGGCCAGTACGGCCATCGCTCCGAGCATCAAGGCCGGCGGCGAGAGCCTGGCGAGCCTGCTCGGCGGCATCAAGTTCTGAGCCCGACCGTCCCGTCCGTACGCACCGTCAGGAGACCGCAGTGGCCCGGCGCCCCCTCCCCCGCATCCTGAGCACAGGCAGCGCGCAGATCGCCCGGAGCCGGGAGCTGGCCCGGACGGCGGCCGACAGCGCCACCGACGTCCTGCATCCGCTGATCACGATCAGCCGCGGGCTGCGTCGGCTGGCCTCGGCCGGGCGGCGCAAATGGGCGGACACCCCCAAGGACAAGCGCGGGCCGCTGCTGTTCCTGGTCGCCTCGGTGGTCCTGGTGGTGGCGCTCGTCCCGTACGGCCCGCTGCTCGCCGCCATCACCCTGATGGCGGCGGCAGCCTGGCAGGGCCGGGACCGCGCCGAGCCCGCCGCCGAGGGCCCGGACGAGTCCCAGACGGAACGTCTGAAGTCGCTGTACGAAGCCCTCGTGCCGTACTTCTCGACGTCGGAGGACCCGGCCCCCCTCTACTCCCACGGCGGTGAATGGGAGAGCGCCTTCCCGGCATACGAGTTCGACGCCTCGGGGCGCGTCACGAGCCTCACGATCCGCTACCCGGCCTACTTCACCGACGGCGAGCCCGAGGCCCGCGCGCGGATCGAGCATCTGCTCACCGCGAAGTCGGGAC
Encoded proteins:
- a CDS encoding glycosyltransferase, producing MSEPLRIVRLANFVAPSSGGLRTALRELGKGFKTAGHEPVLIVPGERHTDQETEQGRVITLPGPLLPGTGGYRVLTDRRRVAALLEELAPDRLEVSDRTTLRWTGKWARRARVPAVMVSHETADGVLRTWGLSEGAARRAADALNVRTAHTYSRVVCTTEFAEREFVRIGARNVVRAPLGVDLVQRHPALRDAGLRARHAHVAEALLVTCTRLSVEKRPGTALDALEALLARGRRAVLVIAGDGPLRPRLEQRARERGLPVTFLGHVSDRAMLGALQASADVCLAPGPAETFGLAALEAMACGTPVAVSTSSALPEVIGSAGAAAADHGEGFADAVEELLGRPEEERREAARARAECFGWDTAVTAFLTAHDAPLPGRDRVPEGVV
- a CDS encoding glycosyltransferase family 4 protein; translation: MRVVIVTESFPPDVNGVAHCALQTARHLVDRGHAPVVVAPAPAPGSKLGALAAPCPVVHVPSLPLPGYPQVRVALPSRRLASTLIEHNADMVHLASPFVIGVRGMAAAARLGIPAVAVYQTDLAGYARTYMGAGEAAAWRRIRSVHSAADLTLAPSSASLRDLEAHGVPRVKLWPRGVDTVRFRPDLRDEALRRELAPNGELIVGYVGRLAPEKHIELLAGACRLDGVKLVVVGDGPSRPNLEQALPGAVFLGRRTGDDLARIFASLDVFAHTGPFETFCQTVQEAMASGVPVVAPAVGGPLDLVAHGHTGLLFPAGDADALREAVAALQADPALRAAYGSAAREMVEGRTWAAVGDQLIGHYADVLAGRRARVAA
- a CDS encoding HEAT repeat domain-containing protein, whose protein sequence is MFDPVIAPSGTLLGLLQRGRGDGTLHALTAPRAEALAALNHCVLSDPRHDWQVENRSLYYARLYLDLNGELDEIEAHLFAVEDVFDGEESRTGLALAVLGHLASYGRRDALALLRRYAATGANWAWALDELALRDDDAALRALAAPVLARFATDAEGEAELAAAVRDAFEPRPWRLWAEDPRESIATRVRAAQEAGCFDRWQRQMRPSGPRPGWSVRAVFEWAQQGVDRGAALHVPAARCLAAVAGPEDRPEIVQAAEDGTEGARCTALRYLADSDDPDALDLIEAAVAAGPRPVVEAAVDAFERMCSPAVVDRARGWAHRPDPLGAAAGRMLACRGGAQDSDLVLAALREAVRGEGPDAPTLWTLVDGTGRLGIACAAPVLRHIYRETASSHLRGRTARALAATDPSFPSGFAVECLWDCEETTREIAARHAETGDNRVVERLRRLAADPAEEDEVQTAVRSRIGPDAPTG
- a CDS encoding ankyrin repeat domain-containing protein, with the protein product MSEVPDPEVVELATKIFDLARQGRTEALVAYLDAGVPANLTNDRGDSLVMLAAYHGHAEAVRALLERGAEADRINDRGQTPLAGAVFKGETEVIRVLLEAGADPSAGTPSAVDTARMFAKTELLELFGAH